The proteins below are encoded in one region of Reichenbachiella sp. 5M10:
- a CDS encoding alkaline phosphatase PhoX — translation MNSRRKFIKQSTVVSLGFAGLAQYLTHCSFAKNEAMTEANPWLELPEGFEAKIISRWGDPMSDGFLVPSRADGMAAFDLEGKVVLIRNHENSPSPSEYGPFGRYMELLDRLKKDKFYDHGYGKHPSLGGTTTVVYDEEKQEVEKQFLSLIGTNRNCAGGPTPWNTWITCEEDTTPQGGDSERFHGYNFEIPVEATGLIDPVPIKAMGRFNHEAVAVDPKTGIVYQTEDQHDSLIYRFLPDVPGQLHQGGQLQALVVKDSPSFDTRNIDEQTLAVGESIAVQWMTLDHVDSPADDLRHRGFAAGAAVFDRGEGMWYGHEEIYFACTNGGKNRSGQVFKYEPSPYEGTERESEQPGSLTLFAEPNDTEILKFCDNLTVAPWGDVILVEDVADAYIRGIRPNGEIYNIGRNVGSTSELTGVCFSPSGKTLFVNVQEEGLTMAITGPWDQLRNKA, via the coding sequence ATGAATTCACGAAGAAAATTTATCAAACAATCGACTGTCGTATCTCTGGGGTTTGCGGGGCTCGCCCAATATTTGACACATTGTTCGTTTGCCAAAAACGAAGCGATGACAGAAGCCAATCCTTGGTTGGAATTGCCCGAAGGGTTTGAGGCAAAGATCATCTCACGCTGGGGAGACCCCATGTCGGATGGCTTTTTGGTGCCCAGTCGAGCAGATGGCATGGCGGCTTTTGACTTGGAGGGCAAGGTCGTCCTCATTCGCAATCACGAGAACAGTCCTAGTCCTAGTGAGTATGGGCCTTTTGGTAGATATATGGAGCTGTTGGATCGATTGAAGAAAGATAAGTTTTATGACCATGGATATGGCAAACACCCGAGTCTAGGAGGTACAACGACCGTCGTGTACGACGAAGAGAAGCAAGAGGTCGAAAAGCAGTTTTTGAGCTTGATCGGTACCAACCGAAACTGTGCCGGTGGGCCGACACCATGGAACACTTGGATCACATGCGAAGAAGATACTACGCCACAGGGAGGCGACAGTGAGCGTTTTCATGGCTACAATTTTGAGATCCCGGTAGAGGCTACAGGACTGATCGATCCAGTTCCGATCAAGGCCATGGGGAGGTTCAATCATGAGGCAGTCGCTGTGGATCCTAAGACAGGGATTGTCTATCAGACCGAGGATCAGCACGATAGTTTGATTTACCGCTTTCTGCCTGATGTGCCTGGCCAACTGCACCAAGGAGGTCAATTGCAAGCACTTGTAGTGAAGGATAGTCCAAGTTTTGACACGAGAAATATCGACGAGCAAACCTTGGCTGTAGGAGAGTCCATAGCAGTCCAATGGATGACACTAGATCATGTGGATAGCCCAGCGGATGACCTGCGCCACAGAGGGTTCGCAGCAGGAGCGGCGGTCTTCGATCGAGGGGAAGGCATGTGGTACGGTCACGAGGAGATTTATTTTGCCTGTACCAATGGAGGCAAGAACCGGTCTGGGCAGGTGTTCAAGTACGAGCCGAGCCCCTACGAGGGTACGGAGCGAGAATCCGAACAGCCAGGGAGTCTTACACTCTTTGCTGAGCCCAACGATACCGAAATCCTCAAGTTTTGTGACAACTTGACTGTAGCCCCATGGGGAGATGTGATCCTGGTAGAAGATGTAGCAGATGCGTATATCCGAGGCATTCGGCCCAACGGAGAGATTTACAACATCGGTAGAAATGTAGGCTCCACATCTGAGCTGACTGGGGTGTGTTTTTCGCCATCTGGCAAAACACTATTCGTCAATGTCCAAGAAGAAGGACTGACCATGGCCATCACTGGTCCATGGGATCAATTGAGAAACAAAGCATGA
- a CDS encoding SusD/RagB family nutrient-binding outer membrane lipoprotein, whose amino-acid sequence MKIFNIKAMMLVIGLTMVGSACDDGFEELNVNPNSPETVSASLLLPTVIRKGVSESAGLAWGYGNVVMQYSAKIQFTNEDRYNWGPESDPYTPYYNAMRDVENIVNISLESGQVNYEGVALVMKAWMFSIMTDTYGDLPFSQAIAAKEGTNLPQFDNQEDIYKGIILDLERANTLLDPAAESIDGDILFDGDIMLWKKFANSLLLRIHMRLSDRVDPSAAMQAILDDATARPIMTSNDDNAALQYLQDNPNQQPLYTTRSGSFDEYRLSENMEDILKSLNDHRLYVYAQPTTDSGAGLVGTLDDYQGVPNGLADEEALAYSPSGDPDKGGSNYISRVGLMFSCSACDDLASPTARQSVLMSYSELQFVLAEARERGYITTGDAQTYYTNGIQSSFDYYISRLDEGGYSEISAAVVPQADYFTQTEVAYTGTQEELLEKIGTQKWIALFFSGMEGWFDWRRTGYPTIVPGPGAVQSTVPVRFIYPTDVQALNKDNYDEVIARQGPDDLNTHVWWDVD is encoded by the coding sequence ATGAAAATATTCAATATAAAAGCAATGATGTTGGTGATCGGCCTGACGATGGTTGGATCAGCTTGTGACGATGGGTTCGAGGAGCTCAATGTCAATCCCAACAGCCCGGAGACGGTATCGGCTTCTCTTTTGTTGCCGACGGTGATTCGCAAAGGGGTGTCGGAGAGTGCTGGACTCGCTTGGGGCTATGGCAATGTGGTGATGCAATATTCCGCCAAAATCCAATTTACCAACGAGGATCGGTACAACTGGGGGCCTGAGTCTGACCCATATACTCCATACTACAACGCCATGCGTGACGTGGAAAATATCGTCAACATCTCACTAGAATCAGGACAAGTCAATTACGAAGGAGTCGCATTGGTGATGAAGGCATGGATGTTTTCCATCATGACGGATACTTACGGTGACTTGCCGTTTTCACAAGCGATAGCTGCCAAGGAGGGGACGAATCTTCCGCAGTTTGATAACCAAGAAGATATCTACAAAGGCATCATTTTGGACTTGGAGCGTGCCAATACCTTGTTAGACCCAGCAGCCGAATCTATCGACGGAGATATTTTGTTTGACGGAGACATCATGCTGTGGAAAAAGTTTGCCAATTCTCTCTTGCTTAGAATACACATGAGACTATCGGATCGTGTAGATCCGAGTGCCGCTATGCAAGCCATCCTGGATGATGCGACGGCTCGACCGATCATGACGAGCAACGATGATAATGCAGCGTTGCAGTATTTGCAAGACAATCCTAATCAGCAGCCTTTGTATACGACACGTTCGGGTTCGTTTGACGAGTATCGCTTGAGCGAAAACATGGAAGATATCCTCAAGTCACTCAACGACCATAGACTCTATGTCTATGCACAGCCGACCACTGATTCTGGTGCTGGTCTCGTAGGGACTTTGGACGACTATCAAGGTGTCCCCAACGGGCTTGCCGATGAGGAGGCCTTGGCATATTCCCCTAGTGGAGACCCCGACAAGGGAGGCTCGAACTATATCTCTCGTGTAGGATTGATGTTTTCGTGTTCGGCTTGTGATGACCTGGCTTCACCTACTGCGAGACAGTCTGTTTTGATGAGTTACTCTGAGTTGCAGTTTGTATTGGCAGAAGCCAGAGAGCGTGGCTATATCACTACAGGTGATGCCCAGACATACTATACCAACGGTATCCAGTCGTCATTTGACTACTATATCTCTCGTCTCGATGAGGGAGGGTACAGCGAGATCAGTGCTGCCGTTGTACCGCAAGCGGACTATTTCACCCAAACAGAGGTGGCTTATACCGGTACGCAGGAGGAGCTCTTGGAAAAAATTGGTACACAAAAATGGATCGCCTTGTTTTTTAGCGGAATGGAAGGCTGGTTTGATTGGCGAAGAACGGGCTACCCGACAATCGTCCCAGGTCCAGGGGCTGTACAGTCTACTGTTCCGGTGAGATTTATCTACCCGACAGATGTGCAGGCACTCAACAAGGATAACTATGACGAGGTGATTGCCCGTCAGGGGCCAGACGATCTCAATACGCACGTGTGGTGGGATGTTGACTAA
- a CDS encoding metallophosphoesterase, translated as MKKNILFVSLVAVAWGVQAQEPLVEWWFWPDYTLERHAKNPIGPRLEAPQTPVAPLKYQTYPFEFFGQDPTERLEGFYPSEQVPTEAFSVELWLLYHVNQEVGVMTTYRYQYREEDPLWLLGMYGREVVFTLKDQGSAYSSAVNYTVAERGWKNYWMHLVATYDGAAMKLYINGELKREMKVGQMIGHDPRDMQLENAAYLSHEPYMQLGDLLKCQRLYGRALHKKQIQRNYEDFQNLTIEGKLYPDLFHYTAGPYLQMATPTQMGIVWETSEPAQVVIEYGTSVPLMEKVEVQTLKTNKEMGTVEGENINQYVLKGLTPGQAYFYNIKSTSKDGETIESGVSTFKTGEVAPPSFTFAVIGDTEARPHVNNRVSKLLWDERPEFLLNLGDLTDGGKEANKYQWNYEYFHAMNQLTSRIPVYPVAGNGEGDLYWFNQYHILPYQEKAYYKFTYGNAEFFMLDSNRKEQFGEGEEQYVWLEEQLQNSTAEWKFVAHHHAPYSSDEDDYGDSWSESSSMGDPKIKPIVPLYEKYGVDMVFFGHLHTYQRTHQILEDKLTKTGGVTYVQAGGAGGNLEDFAPTRSWFSAKTFRGHHYLTIEVFGNELELRMYDSEGRMKDIFTLNK; from the coding sequence ATGAAAAAAAATATCCTATTCGTATCGTTGGTAGCGGTAGCATGGGGTGTGCAGGCCCAAGAGCCGCTAGTCGAATGGTGGTTTTGGCCAGACTATACCCTGGAGCGCCATGCCAAGAACCCTATAGGTCCTCGGCTGGAGGCGCCTCAGACACCTGTGGCTCCTTTGAAGTATCAGACGTATCCGTTTGAGTTTTTTGGACAAGACCCTACTGAGCGGTTGGAAGGGTTTTATCCTTCGGAGCAGGTGCCGACAGAGGCTTTTTCGGTCGAACTCTGGCTGCTCTATCATGTCAATCAGGAGGTAGGAGTGATGACGACCTACCGCTACCAGTACCGAGAGGAAGATCCTCTTTGGCTATTGGGGATGTACGGTCGTGAGGTGGTTTTTACTTTGAAGGATCAAGGCTCTGCTTATTCGAGTGCTGTCAACTATACCGTTGCAGAACGTGGATGGAAAAACTACTGGATGCATCTGGTCGCGACTTATGATGGAGCAGCTATGAAGCTATATATCAACGGCGAACTCAAACGCGAGATGAAGGTCGGGCAGATGATTGGTCACGACCCGAGAGATATGCAGCTCGAGAATGCGGCCTATCTCTCGCACGAGCCTTACATGCAGCTGGGAGACCTGCTCAAATGTCAGCGACTCTACGGACGTGCCCTTCACAAGAAGCAGATCCAACGGAATTACGAAGACTTCCAGAACCTGACGATCGAGGGCAAACTCTATCCTGACCTCTTTCACTACACGGCGGGTCCTTATTTACAGATGGCGACACCTACACAGATGGGGATAGTGTGGGAGACCAGTGAGCCTGCACAGGTGGTCATCGAGTACGGGACGTCTGTTCCCTTGATGGAAAAAGTAGAGGTGCAAACCTTGAAAACCAACAAGGAAATGGGAACAGTAGAGGGAGAGAATATCAATCAATACGTATTGAAAGGTTTGACGCCCGGTCAAGCCTATTTCTACAACATCAAATCAACCTCCAAAGATGGAGAGACGATCGAGAGTGGAGTGTCAACCTTCAAGACAGGTGAGGTAGCACCTCCATCATTCACGTTTGCGGTGATAGGAGATACGGAGGCACGACCGCATGTCAACAACCGTGTGTCCAAACTGCTGTGGGATGAGAGACCAGAGTTTTTGCTCAACCTTGGAGACTTGACCGATGGAGGAAAGGAGGCCAACAAGTACCAGTGGAACTACGAGTACTTTCATGCCATGAATCAGTTGACGTCTCGCATCCCAGTCTATCCTGTAGCGGGCAATGGCGAAGGAGACTTGTACTGGTTCAATCAATACCACATACTGCCTTATCAAGAAAAGGCCTATTATAAATTTACGTATGGCAATGCCGAGTTTTTCATGCTGGACAGCAACCGCAAGGAGCAGTTTGGGGAGGGGGAGGAACAGTACGTCTGGCTCGAAGAGCAGCTCCAAAACTCTACAGCAGAATGGAAGTTCGTCGCGCATCATCACGCGCCCTATTCCTCGGATGAGGACGATTATGGAGATAGCTGGTCTGAGTCGAGTTCTATGGGTGATCCTAAGATCAAACCGATCGTGCCACTCTACGAAAAGTACGGAGTGGATATGGTTTTCTTTGGACACCTGCATACCTATCAGCGGACACATCAGATTTTAGAAGACAAGCTCACCAAGACTGGAGGGGTGACCTATGTGCAAGCCGGTGGAGCAGGGGGCAATTTGGAGGATTTTGCGCCGACGCGTTCGTGGTTCAGTGCCAAGACCTTCAGAGGACATCACTACTTGACCATCGAGGTGTTCGGGAACGAGCTAGAGCTACGCATGTACGATAGCGAAGGTCGGATGAAAGATATTTTTACACTCAATAAATAA
- a CDS encoding phosphatidylinositol-specific phospholipase C1-like protein: MRTLISLFFISIVALACEQPKEQVAPLRLNQVQVIGSHNSYKSGVEPALMQLLVAQDSGARGLDYRHLPLDQQLDLGLRNLELDVVADPEGGRFQSPIALQLMDSLGIDALPFDTARELSTMGIKTFHIPDIDFRSHCLTFRGCLSDVQSWSAAHPEHLPIIITINPKNSGIDRSGYTKVIPFDGPLLDSLDAEIRSVFSAQALITPALVQGGAASLRDAVLTTGWPKLEEVKGRVLFVFDAGRAQTEQYLQGDTSDHVMFVDVEEEHPMAAFFVMNDPVKQEQAIRERVNKGYMVRTRADANTQEARDDDYARFEAAKRSGAQVITTDYYVKAINPFSTFQVTFDSMTYERVNPVSYKSTL; encoded by the coding sequence ATGAGAACACTTATTTCACTATTTTTCATTTCCATTGTGGCGCTCGCGTGCGAGCAGCCCAAAGAACAGGTCGCACCTCTTCGTCTCAATCAAGTCCAAGTCATCGGTAGTCACAACAGCTACAAAAGTGGGGTCGAGCCAGCATTGATGCAGCTGCTGGTAGCGCAGGACTCAGGAGCACGTGGGCTGGATTACAGGCACCTGCCGCTGGATCAGCAGTTGGATTTGGGTTTGAGGAATCTCGAACTGGATGTGGTCGCTGATCCCGAAGGGGGGCGTTTTCAGTCACCCATAGCCTTGCAACTCATGGACTCGCTGGGGATTGATGCACTGCCTTTCGATACGGCACGCGAACTGTCTACGATGGGTATCAAAACTTTCCATATCCCAGATATTGATTTTAGGAGTCACTGCCTGACTTTCAGGGGATGTTTGTCAGACGTCCAGTCTTGGTCAGCGGCGCACCCGGAGCATTTGCCAATCATCATCACCATCAACCCCAAGAACTCCGGCATAGACAGATCTGGGTATACGAAGGTGATTCCTTTTGATGGGCCGTTGCTGGATAGTCTGGATGCAGAGATTCGATCTGTCTTTTCGGCTCAAGCGCTGATCACACCGGCACTGGTGCAGGGAGGGGCTGCATCCTTGCGAGACGCTGTGTTGACAACTGGCTGGCCAAAATTAGAAGAGGTCAAGGGACGTGTTCTTTTTGTATTTGATGCGGGGCGTGCACAGACGGAGCAGTATCTGCAAGGTGACACGTCGGATCATGTGATGTTTGTAGATGTAGAGGAGGAGCATCCTATGGCTGCTTTTTTCGTGATGAACGACCCTGTGAAACAAGAGCAAGCGATCCGAGAGAGGGTCAACAAAGGCTATATGGTACGTACACGAGCAGATGCCAATACCCAAGAAGCGCGTGACGATGATTATGCCCGATTCGAGGCGGCCAAGCGCTCCGGTGCACAGGTGATCACGACGGATTACTATGTCAAGGCGATCAATCCATTCAGTACGTTTCAAGTCACTTTTGACAGCATGACCTATGAGAGGGTCAACCCAGTATCCTACAAATCTACATTATGA
- a CDS encoding aspartate aminotransferase family protein → MSTTTAPFVQQGDTHKSGVQSRKAESLSQASRTLLHRDANVFLHQALSTPVMNVVEQAEGAYITDLDGKRYLDLHGNGVHHIGYNNPAVIAAIKQQLDAQLSFAPRRYTARVTVDFAEQLVALAPEELDRVLFCPGGSEAIEMAVMLAKRVTGKWKTISFWNQFHGSTYQAATLGGNPHWTTGVGPMVPGAYYVEFPDYYRNPWGLDPSDTEAIDEAYLDQVRTVFRHNPDIAAVVGTPVASTPFIPTAYYWQSVRELCDEYGAFLIFDEIVCGMGRTGRLFACEHYVTPDVLVVGKSLGGGILPFAGILTRDKYNLVSDYSIGHFTHEKSPICSAAAKATLDYIQKNELTAHAEKMGAYLLDGLRQLADHYEQVGHVDGIGLLLSMDLVTDVQTKGRNPDLANAVLEAGLSKGLSFKVIDTNVVSLHPPLILSQAEADQILKSFKQILQTLIKN, encoded by the coding sequence ATGAGTACAACTACAGCCCCCTTTGTGCAGCAGGGCGATACGCACAAGTCGGGAGTGCAGAGCCGAAAGGCCGAGTCGCTGAGCCAAGCTTCACGGACCTTACTCCATCGTGATGCCAACGTGTTTTTGCATCAAGCCCTATCTACTCCCGTGATGAATGTCGTCGAGCAAGCGGAGGGAGCCTACATTACAGATCTAGATGGCAAGCGCTATCTCGATTTGCATGGCAATGGAGTACATCACATCGGGTACAACAATCCCGCTGTGATCGCAGCGATCAAACAGCAGCTGGATGCGCAACTTAGTTTTGCACCACGGCGCTACACGGCACGTGTGACTGTGGATTTTGCGGAGCAGCTGGTAGCTCTAGCTCCTGAGGAGCTTGATCGTGTACTGTTTTGTCCTGGAGGATCAGAAGCCATCGAGATGGCTGTGATGCTTGCCAAGCGTGTGACGGGCAAGTGGAAGACGATCTCTTTTTGGAACCAGTTTCATGGGAGTACCTATCAAGCAGCGACTCTTGGAGGGAATCCTCACTGGACGACTGGAGTGGGGCCGATGGTGCCTGGGGCGTACTATGTGGAGTTTCCAGACTACTATCGTAATCCGTGGGGCTTAGATCCTAGTGATACCGAAGCGATCGATGAGGCGTATCTGGATCAGGTACGGACGGTGTTTCGACACAATCCGGATATCGCAGCTGTGGTGGGGACACCAGTGGCTTCTACACCATTCATCCCGACAGCTTACTATTGGCAGAGTGTGCGAGAGTTGTGCGACGAGTACGGGGCTTTTTTGATCTTCGATGAGATCGTATGTGGCATGGGACGGACGGGCCGTTTGTTTGCATGTGAGCACTATGTGACGCCAGATGTGCTAGTAGTGGGCAAGTCACTCGGTGGGGGGATATTGCCTTTTGCTGGGATCCTTACCAGAGACAAGTATAACCTGGTTTCTGACTATTCGATTGGGCATTTTACCCACGAGAAGAGTCCGATATGCAGTGCAGCAGCCAAAGCTACATTGGATTATATCCAAAAGAATGAATTGACTGCTCATGCAGAAAAAATGGGGGCATATCTACTCGATGGACTGAGGCAACTCGCCGATCACTACGAGCAAGTAGGACACGTCGACGGGATCGGACTCTTGCTGTCGATGGATCTGGTGACAGATGTACAGACCAAGGGCCGCAATCCAGATTTAGCCAACGCCGTCCTTGAGGCCGGGTTGAGTAAGGGGCTCTCCTTCAAGGTGATCGATACCAATGTGGTCAGTTTGCACCCGCCGCTGATTCTCTCTCAGGCCGAAGCAGACCAGATT
- a CDS encoding metallophosphoesterase, with translation MMNRLVVTFAILFAWGCSSPQVSFLPTYREAAFSSLAANQELDSLMNLRLTSVDIGDTWQLVTTDTTGGMQPDLPTFDPSQYTPLPHRILLPNTAIWYRREVSLDSGVLHVRADDGAQLWVDGQRVFRLEGEYFPFHPSNPSPQITIRVLNNAMHGGLRSVQWISQADWAGHVESRQKNQQYWLARRKKELARVPIDEGMTLPILLTDPIVQQVGDTLYLRWVSERGGEARFHWGEDTTRRFQTQMVRSESGVFLARVPCQISRFYYQIEQDNAISQRYAFQQKPVSDTLQFAVWGDSQGGWRTFRKLLGLMDEHLPSFGVGAGDLVSHGSDRLGYLQFLQALSGSSFVHYPVPGNHDYDGYYDDLHPQNYLDLAALPGEKQYFSWQVGNCAFIALDPDERFPVGIPDGSDQYDWFIEQIESSEWQAAEWRFVLLHHPPLSQGWPGYHGEESMLQLLEPHFESAKIDFVIAGHSHDYERLIRTYGRQQTGILVVGGGGGGIEPSGLSDWPVMDTVIKAHHYGIMTVEESSLTFKAYDIENTVIDSIKFIHP, from the coding sequence ATGATGAATAGACTAGTAGTTACGTTTGCAATTTTGTTTGCCTGGGGGTGTAGTAGTCCCCAGGTATCCTTTTTACCTACCTATCGGGAGGCTGCTTTTTCTTCCCTAGCTGCCAATCAGGAGCTGGATTCTTTGATGAATCTGCGGTTGACTAGTGTCGATATAGGTGACACATGGCAGCTTGTGACTACAGATACAACGGGCGGTATGCAGCCCGATTTGCCTACTTTTGACCCAAGTCAATATACGCCATTGCCGCACCGAATCCTGCTGCCCAACACAGCGATATGGTACCGACGAGAGGTCTCTCTTGATAGTGGCGTCTTGCATGTACGAGCCGATGATGGCGCGCAGCTCTGGGTTGACGGGCAGCGTGTGTTCCGACTGGAGGGAGAGTACTTTCCTTTCCATCCTTCCAACCCCTCTCCTCAAATTACCATCCGTGTCCTCAACAACGCCATGCATGGTGGACTTAGGAGCGTACAGTGGATTTCTCAGGCCGATTGGGCTGGTCATGTAGAATCCCGACAAAAAAATCAACAGTACTGGTTGGCTCGACGCAAAAAAGAGCTGGCACGTGTCCCGATAGACGAAGGAATGACTCTGCCGATTTTGCTCACCGACCCGATCGTGCAGCAAGTCGGAGATACCCTCTATCTACGCTGGGTGTCTGAGCGTGGAGGAGAGGCCCGTTTTCACTGGGGGGAGGATACGACGAGACGGTTTCAGACGCAGATGGTTAGGAGTGAATCAGGAGTGTTTTTGGCACGGGTTCCGTGTCAGATATCACGATTCTATTATCAAATCGAGCAAGACAATGCCATTTCTCAGCGCTATGCTTTTCAGCAAAAACCAGTGTCCGACACCCTGCAGTTTGCGGTGTGGGGGGACAGTCAGGGGGGATGGAGGACTTTTAGAAAGCTCCTCGGTTTGATGGATGAGCATCTGCCAAGTTTTGGCGTAGGGGCGGGAGACTTGGTCAGTCATGGGAGTGACCGCTTGGGGTATTTGCAGTTTTTGCAGGCGCTCAGTGGATCGTCTTTTGTCCACTACCCTGTGCCAGGCAATCACGACTATGACGGCTACTATGACGATCTTCATCCGCAGAACTATTTGGATTTGGCAGCCTTGCCTGGTGAGAAGCAGTATTTTTCATGGCAGGTGGGGAACTGTGCTTTCATTGCCTTGGATCCAGATGAGCGTTTCCCTGTTGGGATTCCGGACGGTTCGGACCAATACGATTGGTTCATAGAGCAAATTGAGTCTTCCGAATGGCAGGCTGCCGAATGGCGATTCGTATTGTTGCATCACCCTCCTTTGTCTCAAGGGTGGCCAGGGTATCACGGTGAAGAGTCCATGCTACAACTGCTGGAGCCTCACTTCGAATCGGCCAAGATAGATTTTGTAATCGCAGGTCATAGCCATGATTATGAACGCCTGATTCGGACATATGGTCGGCAGCAGACGGGGATACTGGTCGTAGGAGGAGGTGGCGGTGGCATAGAACCCTCGGGTTTGTCTGACTGGCCTGTGATGGATACCGTCATCAAAGCACATCACTACGGCATCATGACGGTAGAGGAGTCCTCACTGACTTTCAAAGCTTACGATATAGAAAATACAGTAATTGACAGCATCAAATTCATACATCCATGA
- a CDS encoding alkaline phosphatase family protein gives MKKIVILALSCMISLTSLAQKTENIVIISLDGLRWQELFAGADSLLVDDSKYVENPEELTEMFWVNDPLQRREILMPFFWNTIAKQGQLYGNRKYGSKVNCSNNMWFSYPGYSEILCGFADDEHIDSNSKINNPNVTVLEYLNETKKYKGQVAAFGSWDVFPYIINQERSGIPVNAGFEKATDNPNEIETFLNKIQDEIRGPWGGVRLDVFTHHYAMEYMKKNKPKVLYVAYGETDDYAHDGEYDQYLKSAHQTDAYIQELWDYVQSEEQYKDKTTFIITTDHGRGTHPKKTWQHHGNRIKDAGEIWIAVLGPDTPAKGEIKVEGQYYQNQVARTAAEALGVKYKQPKAGEVIEGAIE, from the coding sequence ATGAAAAAAATAGTAATACTCGCGCTCAGTTGCATGATCTCTTTGACGAGCTTGGCGCAAAAAACAGAAAACATCGTCATCATTTCTCTTGATGGTCTCAGGTGGCAGGAGCTTTTTGCAGGAGCAGATTCGCTGCTTGTGGATGACTCCAAATACGTCGAGAATCCGGAAGAGCTGACGGAGATGTTTTGGGTGAATGACCCGCTGCAGCGCAGAGAAATCCTGATGCCTTTCTTTTGGAACACCATTGCCAAGCAAGGCCAACTCTACGGTAACCGTAAGTACGGCAGCAAAGTCAATTGCTCCAACAACATGTGGTTTTCATACCCAGGGTACAGCGAGATTCTTTGTGGGTTTGCAGATGATGAGCATATCGATAGCAACAGCAAAATCAACAATCCCAACGTCACGGTGTTGGAGTATCTCAACGAGACGAAAAAGTACAAAGGCCAAGTGGCTGCCTTCGGGTCATGGGATGTGTTTCCATACATAATCAACCAAGAGCGTAGCGGTATCCCTGTCAATGCAGGGTTCGAAAAAGCTACTGACAACCCCAACGAGATCGAAACTTTCTTGAATAAGATACAAGACGAGATCAGAGGTCCTTGGGGTGGAGTCCGCCTGGACGTGTTTACCCATCACTATGCGATGGAGTACATGAAAAAGAACAAGCCGAAGGTGCTCTACGTCGCATATGGGGAGACAGACGACTATGCGCACGATGGCGAGTACGACCAATACCTCAAGTCTGCCCACCAGACAGATGCTTACATTCAGGAGTTGTGGGACTATGTGCAGTCTGAGGAGCAGTACAAGGACAAGACGACTTTTATCATCACCACAGATCATGGTCGTGGCACGCATCCTAAGAAAACATGGCAGCACCATGGCAACCGAATCAAAGATGCAGGGGAAATCTGGATAGCTGTATTAGGCCCAGATACGCCTGCCAAAGGAGAGATCAAGGTAGAAGGACAATATTACCAAAATCAAGTAGCACGTACCGCGGCGGAAGCCTTGGGAGTGAAGTACAAGCAGCCCAAAGCCGGTGAGGTCATTGAGGGTGCGATTGAGTAG